From Streptomyces durmitorensis, a single genomic window includes:
- a CDS encoding PTS fructose transporter subunit IIABC — MSEMITAELVDLEIDRSAGTKEAAARALAERMVALGRVTDLEGFLADVAAREAQMPTGLDGGIGIPHCRSAHVTEPTLAFGRSADGIDFGAPDGPADLIFLIAAPAGADDAHLTILSSLARQLMDEEFTSALRSAEDAEAATDLIRGNGRAGGEPAARSAAEEPTDLHPEEDDNPPAEPFRIVAVTSCPTGIAHTYMAAESLENAAREAGVELTVETQGSAGFTRLDPAVIAAADGVVFAHDVPVRDKDRFAGKPTVDVGVKAGINRPAELIAEVRAKAARGEITSGAKASPVDDAGESGDGYGTKLRKWLMSGVSYMVPFVAAGGLLIALGFAIGGWKIDKAPSVAEHFVWTDTTSWAALLFQIGGLAFAFLVPVLAGYIAYGMADRPGLVPGFVGGSVAVTINAGFLGGLAAGLIAGAVVMGIQRVRIPAVLRGIMPVVVIPLISSAIVGFLMFLVIGKPIASLQSALTDWLEGLSGANAIILGVILGLMMCFDLGGPLNKVAYAFAIGGLTHPTDGSLKVMAAVMAAGMVPPLAMALATTVRGRLFTKTERENGKAAWFLGASFITEGAIPFAAADPLRVIPASMAGGAVTGALSMAFGCTLRAPHGGIFVVPLIGQPLLYLVAIAAGVGVSTVVVILLKGGRRTAPAESGAPADEAVTEKPLPAAV; from the coding sequence CACCGCGGAACTGGTCGACCTCGAAATCGACCGGTCCGCCGGAACCAAGGAAGCGGCGGCCCGTGCCCTCGCCGAGCGCATGGTGGCCCTGGGCCGGGTGACCGATCTGGAGGGCTTCCTCGCCGATGTGGCGGCCCGCGAGGCGCAGATGCCGACCGGCCTCGACGGCGGCATCGGCATCCCGCACTGCCGCAGCGCCCACGTCACCGAGCCGACCCTCGCCTTCGGCCGCTCGGCCGACGGCATCGACTTCGGGGCGCCGGACGGACCCGCCGACCTGATCTTCCTGATCGCCGCGCCTGCCGGTGCCGATGACGCGCACCTGACCATCCTGTCGTCGCTTGCACGGCAGTTGATGGACGAGGAGTTCACCAGCGCGCTGCGGAGTGCTGAGGATGCGGAGGCGGCAACGGACCTGATCCGGGGTAATGGGCGGGCGGGAGGGGAACCCGCCGCGCGCAGCGCGGCGGAAGAACCCACGGACCTGCACCCCGAAGAAGACGACAACCCCCCGGCGGAGCCGTTCCGCATCGTGGCCGTCACGTCCTGCCCGACAGGCATCGCCCACACCTACATGGCCGCCGAGTCCCTCGAAAACGCCGCCCGCGAGGCAGGCGTAGAACTGACGGTCGAGACCCAGGGGTCAGCAGGCTTCACCCGCCTGGACCCGGCGGTCATCGCCGCCGCCGACGGCGTCGTCTTCGCGCACGACGTCCCCGTACGGGACAAGGACCGCTTCGCCGGGAAGCCCACGGTCGACGTGGGCGTCAAGGCAGGAATCAACCGCCCCGCGGAACTCATCGCGGAGGTCCGGGCGAAGGCGGCCCGCGGTGAGATCACCTCGGGGGCCAAGGCGAGCCCGGTGGACGACGCGGGTGAGAGCGGCGACGGCTACGGCACCAAGCTGCGCAAGTGGCTGATGTCCGGCGTCAGTTACATGGTCCCGTTCGTCGCCGCAGGCGGCCTCCTCATCGCACTCGGCTTCGCCATCGGCGGCTGGAAGATCGACAAGGCCCCGTCGGTCGCCGAGCACTTCGTGTGGACGGACACCACCAGCTGGGCCGCGCTCCTCTTCCAGATCGGCGGGCTCGCCTTCGCCTTCCTGGTGCCGGTCCTCGCGGGCTACATCGCGTACGGAATGGCCGACCGGCCAGGACTCGTACCCGGCTTCGTCGGCGGTTCCGTCGCCGTCACCATCAACGCGGGCTTCCTGGGCGGCCTCGCGGCGGGCCTGATCGCGGGCGCGGTCGTCATGGGCATCCAGCGCGTGCGGATCCCGGCGGTCCTGCGCGGCATCATGCCCGTGGTCGTGATCCCGTTGATCTCGTCCGCGATCGTCGGCTTCCTGATGTTCCTCGTCATCGGAAAGCCCATCGCCTCGCTGCAGAGCGCGCTCACCGACTGGCTTGAGGGTCTCTCCGGCGCCAACGCGATCATCCTCGGCGTCATCCTCGGCCTGATGATGTGCTTCGACCTCGGCGGACCGCTGAACAAGGTCGCGTACGCCTTCGCCATCGGCGGCCTCACCCACCCGACCGATGGCAGCCTCAAGGTCATGGCCGCGGTGATGGCGGCCGGCATGGTCCCGCCGCTCGCCATGGCCCTGGCCACCACCGTCCGCGGGCGGCTCTTCACCAAGACCGAGCGCGAGAACGGCAAGGCGGCCTGGTTCCTTGGCGCCTCCTTCATCACGGAGGGCGCGATCCCGTTCGCCGCGGCCGACCCGCTGCGGGTGATCCCCGCGTCGATGGCGGGCGGCGCGGTCACCGGCGCCCTGTCGATGGCCTTCGGCTGCACGCTGCGCGCCCCGCACGGCGGCATCTTCGTGGTGCCGCTCATCGGGCAGCCGCTGCTGTACCTGGTGGCGATCGCCGCCGGTGTCGGCGTCTCGACCGTGGTGGTCATCCTGCTCAAGGGCGGGCGCAGGACGGCGCCTGCCGAGAGCGGCGCCCCGGCCGATGAGGCCGTGACGGAGAAGCCGCTGCCGGCGGCGGTCTGA
- a CDS encoding DUF6227 family protein, giving the protein MSVPYEYETAYEPQSAEQNSPHSPQEHLERLLRRALNSFDLPDDTIGRLESALAYDSSLHSAHHSAGMHRETYRHTWLLADAGALTLWELVHNTGPDSQPQYELYADEEEAGVATSRLPLPPDTPAAVCEQPVVLQLSVTDEPRHTYVPDDSADHARRLLRRAENPVSEGRPGEDIERLLRSAFAHQITQAFGRPCLAGEARLCFSLYEHAFLLFDGSELSLWEVEHTVTPDKRHRCEVYVSEEAARAAMELRARSLPQQRTK; this is encoded by the coding sequence TTGAGCGTTCCGTACGAGTACGAGACGGCGTACGAGCCACAGTCGGCCGAGCAGAATTCTCCGCACTCTCCGCAGGAGCATCTCGAGCGGCTTCTTCGCCGCGCCCTGAACTCCTTCGACCTGCCGGACGACACGATAGGACGCCTGGAGTCGGCTCTCGCGTACGACAGTTCGCTGCACTCGGCGCACCACAGCGCGGGCATGCACCGCGAGACGTACCGGCACACGTGGCTGCTCGCCGACGCCGGCGCGCTCACCCTCTGGGAGCTCGTGCACAACACGGGCCCCGACAGCCAGCCCCAGTACGAGCTGTACGCGGACGAGGAGGAGGCCGGTGTCGCCACCTCGCGCCTGCCGCTCCCGCCCGACACCCCGGCCGCCGTCTGCGAGCAGCCCGTCGTGCTCCAGCTCTCGGTCACCGACGAGCCCCGTCACACGTACGTCCCGGACGACTCCGCGGATCACGCGCGCCGGCTGCTGCGCCGCGCGGAGAACCCGGTGAGCGAGGGACGGCCCGGCGAGGACATCGAGCGGTTACTGCGCTCGGCGTTCGCGCACCAGATCACCCAGGCCTTCGGCCGCCCCTGCCTGGCGGGCGAGGCACGCCTCTGCTTCTCGCTCTACGAACACGCGTTCCTGCTCTTCGACGGCAGCGAGCTCAGCCTCTGGGAGGTCGAGCACACGGTCACGCCGGACAAGCGGCACAGGTGCGAGGTGTACGTCTCCGAGGAAGCGGCACGCGCGGCGATGGAGCTGCGCGCGAGGAGCCTTCCGCAGCAGCGCACGAAGTAA
- a CDS encoding L,D-transpeptidase yields MEQPVTTSHIAKPRRRTLLAATALAAVGALSLTACGGDADTDGDGKDGKPKTQGADITISAKDGSTGASINATGVKVEGGKLTEVKMTLVSTGAAVDGTLSADGTSWKPKAQLERGMKYKITADAKDTKGKEATENSIFTTVSKDNSFIGSYTPDGGTKVGVGMPVSFNFDKAITEKQSVQSHIKVTSDSGQKVVGHWFGNQRLDFRPEEYWKAGSKVTMKIDLEGVKGADGATGVQNKTVTFTVGRAQVSTVDVKAKTMTVERDGKVVKTIPISAGSPSNPTYNGKMVISEKFTQTRMNGDTVGFGGEYDIKDVPHAMRLSSSGTFIHGNYWGSPSIFGSANTSHGCVGLQDAQGAGDSSTPGAWFYDNSLIGDIVTVKGSPDETIAPDNGLNGWNMSWSQWTAGSAG; encoded by the coding sequence ATGGAGCAGCCCGTGACAACGTCGCACATAGCCAAGCCCCGGCGACGCACCCTTCTGGCGGCCACCGCGCTCGCCGCCGTGGGTGCGCTCTCCCTCACGGCCTGCGGCGGCGACGCGGACACCGACGGCGACGGCAAGGACGGCAAGCCCAAGACCCAGGGCGCCGACATCACCATCTCGGCGAAGGACGGCTCGACCGGCGCGTCGATCAACGCCACGGGCGTCAAGGTCGAGGGCGGCAAGCTGACCGAGGTGAAGATGACCCTGGTCTCCACCGGGGCGGCGGTCGACGGCACGCTCTCCGCCGACGGCACGAGCTGGAAGCCCAAGGCCCAGCTGGAGCGCGGCATGAAGTACAAGATCACGGCCGACGCGAAGGACACCAAGGGCAAGGAAGCGACCGAGAACTCGATCTTCACCACCGTCTCGAAGGACAACAGCTTCATCGGCAGTTACACCCCCGACGGCGGCACGAAGGTCGGCGTCGGCATGCCGGTCTCCTTCAACTTCGACAAGGCGATCACCGAGAAGCAGTCCGTCCAGTCGCACATCAAGGTCACCTCGGACAGCGGCCAGAAGGTCGTGGGCCACTGGTTCGGGAACCAGCGCCTCGACTTCAGGCCCGAGGAGTACTGGAAGGCCGGCTCCAAGGTCACGATGAAGATCGACCTGGAGGGCGTGAAGGGCGCGGACGGCGCCACCGGCGTGCAGAACAAGACGGTCACCTTCACCGTCGGCCGCGCGCAGGTCTCCACGGTCGACGTCAAGGCCAAGACGATGACGGTCGAGCGGGACGGCAAGGTCGTCAAGACCATCCCGATCTCCGCGGGCAGCCCGTCGAACCCCACGTACAACGGGAAAATGGTGATCTCCGAGAAGTTCACCCAGACCCGGATGAACGGCGACACGGTCGGCTTCGGCGGTGAGTACGACATCAAGGACGTCCCGCACGCGATGCGCCTGTCGTCCTCCGGCACCTTCATCCACGGCAACTACTGGGGCTCGCCCTCGATCTTCGGCAGCGCCAACACCAGCCACGGCTGCGTCGGCCTCCAGGACGCGCAGGGCGCGGGCGACTCCAGCACGCCGGGCGCGTGGTTCTACGACAACTCCCTCATCGGGGACATCGTGACGGTCAAGGGCTCCCCGGACGAGACGATCGCCCCGGACAACGGCCTCAACGGCTGGAACATGTCCTGGAGCCAGTGGACGGCGGGCAGCGCGGGCTGA
- a CDS encoding P1 family peptidase, with product MASSDPLTSPGSPGSLDSPNSPGSRNPLTPLNSLTDVPGLRVGHATRTAPDHQGHLTGTTVVLAPVGGAVAAVDVRGGGPGTRETDALDPRNLVQRVEALVLTGGSAYGLDSATGVMAWLEEQGRGVRVGPDPSHVVPVVPAACVFDLGRGGDFSARPDATTGRAAVEAAAATEPFTPVEEGNVGAGAGAVVGKVKGGIGSASVRLESGVTVAALVVANAAGSGVDPGTGALYGRYFEGRPVVYPAPEAHEEATRRLAEAAAAARSGPPPLNTTLAVVATDAELTKAQAQKLAGTSHDGMARAVRPVHLLNDGDTVFALATCERPLPDAARNPLALNEILAAGADMVTAAIVRALLAAESVKTPGGDFPSYRDLYNT from the coding sequence ATGGCTTCCTCCGATCCCCTCACCTCCCCCGGCTCACCCGGCTCACTCGATTCCCCCAACTCCCCCGGCTCCCGCAATCCCCTCACCCCTCTCAACTCCCTCACCGACGTCCCCGGCCTGCGCGTGGGCCATGCCACCCGTACCGCCCCCGACCATCAAGGCCACCTCACCGGCACCACCGTCGTGCTCGCCCCGGTGGGCGGCGCCGTCGCGGCCGTGGATGTGCGCGGCGGCGGCCCCGGCACCCGGGAGACGGACGCCCTGGACCCCCGCAATCTGGTGCAGCGCGTCGAGGCCCTCGTGCTCACCGGCGGCAGCGCGTACGGCCTGGACTCGGCGACCGGCGTGATGGCGTGGCTCGAGGAGCAGGGCCGCGGCGTCAGGGTCGGCCCCGATCCCTCCCACGTCGTCCCCGTGGTCCCGGCCGCCTGCGTCTTCGACCTCGGCCGCGGCGGCGACTTCAGCGCGCGCCCCGACGCCACGACGGGCCGCGCCGCCGTGGAGGCCGCCGCGGCCACCGAGCCGTTCACGCCCGTCGAGGAGGGGAACGTGGGCGCGGGCGCCGGCGCCGTGGTCGGCAAGGTCAAGGGCGGCATCGGCAGCGCGAGCGTCAGGCTGGAATCGGGCGTCACGGTCGCCGCCCTGGTCGTGGCGAACGCCGCGGGCTCGGGGGTCGATCCGGGGACGGGCGCGTTGTACGGGCGGTACTTCGAGGGGCGGCCCGTGGTCTACCCCGCCCCCGAGGCCCACGAGGAGGCCACGCGTCGCCTCGCCGAAGCCGCGGCGGCTGCCAGGAGTGGGCCTCCCCCGCTGAACACCACCCTCGCCGTGGTCGCCACGGACGCCGAACTCACCAAGGCCCAGGCGCAGAAGCTGGCCGGTACGTCGCACGACGGCATGGCGCGCGCCGTGCGGCCCGTCCATCTCCTCAACGACGGGGACACCGTCTTCGCCCTCGCGACCTGCGAGCGCCCTCTGCCGGACGCCGCGCGGAACCCGCTCGCCCTGAACGAGATCCTCGCGGCGGGCGCGGACATGGTGACGGCGGCGATCGTCCGGGCGCTGCTCGCCGCGGAGTCGGTGAAGACACCGGGCGGCGACTTCCCCTCGTACCGCGACCTCTACAACACATAG
- a CDS encoding low temperature requirement protein A → MTSAAAPEPTPGPPPTPVTAPASPPATLRPLRARGREEAHRAATPLELFFDLCFVVAVAQAGAELVHSVAEGHAGEGVLNYAMVFFALFWAWVNFSWFASAYDNDDVLYRVVTLVQIAGVLVFAAGVSKGFEEHDFLLIWLGYLIMRVALTVQWLRVARSATGAERTTALRYACGVLVCQIGWSGLLFLPEGGRLWLFLAMAVLEMCVPVFAEKSYTTAWHPHHISERYGLFTIIVLGETIAAATVAVKSGIEENDALGELLPIAAGGLLMVFAAWWIYFVVPIHGRLSGNRQAFLWGYGHYVILGSAAAIGAGLEVAVEEAVGKAHISTLAASAAVTVPMALYLLTVWLLHSRYYKVGLAQQLVLPVSALATLASTFAGSWAVLVAGIVATATVTTGVTLTSRMARRERAA, encoded by the coding sequence ATGACGTCCGCAGCGGCCCCCGAGCCGACCCCAGGCCCACCTCCCACACCCGTGACAGCTCCCGCGTCTCCTCCCGCCACCCTGCGGCCCCTGCGCGCGCGGGGGCGCGAGGAGGCGCATCGGGCCGCGACTCCGCTGGAGCTCTTCTTCGACCTCTGCTTCGTCGTGGCGGTCGCGCAGGCCGGGGCCGAGCTCGTGCACTCTGTCGCCGAGGGGCATGCGGGCGAGGGCGTGCTCAACTACGCGATGGTGTTCTTCGCGCTGTTCTGGGCGTGGGTCAACTTCTCGTGGTTCGCGTCGGCGTACGACAACGACGACGTGCTCTACCGCGTGGTCACGCTCGTACAGATCGCCGGTGTGCTCGTGTTCGCCGCCGGGGTGTCCAAGGGGTTCGAGGAGCACGACTTCCTGCTCATCTGGCTCGGCTACCTGATCATGCGGGTCGCGCTCACCGTCCAGTGGCTGCGCGTCGCCCGGTCGGCGACGGGCGCCGAACGCACCACCGCGCTGCGGTACGCGTGCGGGGTGCTGGTCTGTCAGATCGGCTGGTCGGGGCTGCTGTTCCTGCCCGAGGGCGGGCGCCTATGGCTGTTCCTGGCGATGGCGGTCCTGGAGATGTGCGTGCCGGTGTTCGCGGAGAAGAGCTACACCACGGCCTGGCATCCGCACCACATCTCCGAGCGGTACGGCCTGTTCACCATCATCGTGCTCGGCGAGACGATCGCGGCGGCGACCGTCGCCGTGAAGTCCGGCATCGAGGAGAACGACGCACTCGGCGAACTCCTGCCCATCGCGGCGGGCGGTCTCCTGATGGTCTTCGCCGCGTGGTGGATCTACTTCGTCGTGCCCATCCACGGCCGCCTGAGCGGCAACCGGCAGGCCTTCCTGTGGGGGTACGGGCACTACGTCATCCTCGGCTCGGCCGCCGCGATCGGAGCCGGGCTGGAGGTCGCGGTCGAGGAGGCGGTCGGCAAGGCGCACATCTCGACGCTCGCCGCGTCCGCCGCGGTGACCGTGCCGATGGCGCTGTATCTCCTCACCGTCTGGCTGCTGCACTCCCGCTACTACAAGGTGGGCCTCGCCCAGCAACTGGTCCTGCCCGTCAGTGCGCTGGCGACGCTCGCGAGCACGTTCGCAGGCAGCTGGGCGGTCCTGGTCGCGGGGATCGTGGCGACGGCCACCGTCACGACCGGCGTGACGCTTACCAGCCGGATGGCACGCCGGGAGAGGGCCGCGTAA
- a CDS encoding NarK family nitrate/nitrite MFS transporter, whose translation MRSPATQEAQTAPVDATYDTTQYRPGKTITDWEPENELFWKSIGKKVASRNLWIAVPALLVAFVVWQVWSVTATNLKDVGFGFSTSQLFWLTAVPGITGGTARIFYTFLGPMIGQRRFTALSTIVLVIPLIWLGIAVQDPNTSYGVMIAIAALCGVGGANFASSLANIGFFFPKRDKGNATGINGGLGNLGVSVVQLVTPIVITSSVLAVGSAQHKADGTPVFLQNAAFLWVPVLVILAVVAWFGQNDLKVASTPFSQQKIIFKRKHNWLMTWLYVGTFGSFIGFAAALPMLIKTTFTPIDAAYSAATYAWMGPAVGALARWAGGWIADKIGGARVTIISFVGMAVSIIGVINFLPSGGDNGNFYGFFACFLAAFFFSGIGNGSTFRQIPVIFRAQHLKGLTEGTPEYTKALKQSEMEAGAVTGFTSAIAAYGFFFIPAMFANFAVTSAMWGFVAFYVSCIAVCWWFYARKGAESPS comes from the coding sequence ATGAGATCGCCTGCCACCCAAGAAGCGCAGACCGCACCAGTGGACGCGACGTACGACACGACGCAGTACCGCCCCGGCAAGACCATCACCGACTGGGAGCCGGAGAACGAACTCTTCTGGAAGTCCATCGGCAAGAAGGTCGCGTCCCGCAACCTGTGGATCGCCGTCCCCGCGCTCCTGGTGGCGTTCGTCGTCTGGCAGGTGTGGTCGGTCACCGCGACCAACCTCAAGGACGTCGGCTTCGGCTTCTCCACCTCGCAGCTGTTCTGGCTGACGGCCGTCCCCGGCATCACCGGCGGCACGGCGCGCATCTTCTACACCTTCCTCGGCCCGATGATCGGCCAGCGCCGCTTCACCGCGCTCTCGACGATCGTCCTGGTCATCCCGCTGATCTGGCTGGGCATAGCGGTCCAGGACCCGAACACCTCGTACGGCGTGATGATCGCCATCGCGGCCCTGTGCGGCGTCGGCGGCGCGAACTTCGCCTCGTCCCTCGCCAACATCGGCTTCTTCTTCCCCAAGCGGGACAAGGGCAACGCCACCGGCATCAACGGCGGCCTCGGCAACCTCGGTGTCTCCGTCGTCCAGCTGGTCACCCCGATCGTCATCACCAGCTCGGTCCTCGCGGTCGGCTCGGCCCAGCACAAGGCCGACGGCACGCCCGTGTTCCTGCAGAACGCCGCGTTCCTGTGGGTGCCGGTCCTGGTGATCCTGGCCGTCGTCGCGTGGTTCGGCCAGAACGACCTGAAGGTCGCGTCGACCCCCTTCAGCCAGCAGAAGATCATCTTCAAGCGCAAGCACAACTGGCTGATGACCTGGCTCTACGTCGGCACGTTCGGTTCCTTCATCGGCTTCGCGGCGGCTCTGCCGATGCTCATCAAGACGACGTTCACGCCGATCGACGCGGCCTACTCCGCGGCGACGTACGCCTGGATGGGCCCGGCCGTGGGTGCGCTCGCACGCTGGGCCGGCGGCTGGATCGCCGACAAGATCGGCGGCGCCAGGGTCACCATCATCTCGTTCGTCGGCATGGCGGTCTCGATCATCGGCGTCATCAACTTCCTGCCCTCCGGCGGCGACAACGGCAACTTCTACGGCTTCTTCGCCTGCTTCCTGGCCGCGTTCTTCTTCTCGGGCATCGGCAACGGCTCGACGTTCCGCCAGATCCCGGTGATCTTCCGCGCCCAGCACCTGAAGGGTCTGACGGAGGGCACGCCCGAGTACACGAAGGCGCTGAAGCAGTCCGAGATGGAGGCGGGCGCCGTCACCGGCTTCACCTCCGCCATCGCGGCGTACGGCTTCTTCTTCATCCCGGCGATGTTCGCCAACTTCGCGGTGACCAGCGCGATGTGGGGCTTCGTGGCCTTCTACGTCAGCTGTATCGCGGTCTGCTGGTGGTTCTACGCCCGCAAGGGCGCGGAGTCCCCGAGCTGA
- the pflB gene encoding formate C-acetyltransferase, with translation MTATPAETTVHGEAWDGFKGGLWRDAIDVRDFVQQNYTPYEGDDSFLAGATERTTQVWQKLLAMFPAEIERGIHDVDVKTPSRIDAFRPGYIDGDRDLIVGLQTDAPLRRAIMPNGGWRMVEGALNAYGYEADPEVREVYTHLRKTHNEGVFDAYTPEIRACRSSGIITGLPDAYGRGRIIGDYRRVALYGVDRLIAAKEADKALLGEEWATEDVIRAREETSEQIKALGELKAMAMSYGYDISGPATNGREAVQWLYFAYLAAVKEQNGAAMSIGRIDNFLDIYLQRDIESGRITETEAQEFIDDFVIKLRIVRFLRTPEYNELYSGDPTWVTWSMAGIGQDGRPLVSRTTFRALQTLYNLGPAPEPNLTVFWARELPKGFKDFAAKVAIDTSAIQFESDDLMRPKYGDDTAIACCVSAMAVGKQMQFFGARVNVAKALLYAINGGRDEKTGKRVVEGFEPIEGDYLDYDTVAERYDAMLGWLGKTYVHALNVIHYMHDKYAYERIEMALHDQEILRTMACGIAGLSVAADSLSAIKHAKVKVIRDETGLAVDYEIEGDYPAYGNNDERADAIAQRIVSDFMGKIRRHPTYRNAVHTQSVLTITSNVVYGKKTGNTPDGRRAGEPFAPGANPMNGRDEHGYIASALSVAKLNYDDAEDGISLTNTITPDALGRTPGERIQNLSGVLDGFMASDGFHMNVNVLDKATLQDAMEHPENYPQLTIRVSGYAVNFIRLTRDQQLDVINRTFHGSL, from the coding sequence ATGACTGCCACTCCCGCGGAAACGACAGTGCACGGCGAGGCATGGGACGGCTTCAAGGGTGGCCTGTGGCGGGACGCCATCGACGTCCGCGACTTCGTGCAGCAGAACTACACCCCGTACGAGGGCGACGACTCCTTCCTGGCCGGCGCGACCGAACGCACCACCCAGGTCTGGCAGAAGCTCCTTGCGATGTTCCCGGCGGAGATCGAGCGCGGCATCCACGACGTCGACGTGAAGACCCCCTCCCGCATCGACGCCTTCAGGCCCGGCTACATCGACGGCGACCGGGACCTCATCGTCGGCCTCCAGACCGACGCCCCGCTGCGCCGCGCCATCATGCCCAACGGCGGCTGGCGCATGGTCGAGGGCGCACTCAACGCCTACGGCTACGAGGCCGACCCCGAGGTCAGGGAGGTCTACACGCACCTCCGCAAGACCCACAACGAAGGTGTCTTCGACGCCTACACGCCCGAGATCCGCGCCTGCCGCTCCTCCGGCATCATCACCGGCCTGCCCGACGCCTACGGCCGAGGCCGCATCATCGGCGACTACCGCCGCGTCGCGCTCTACGGAGTCGACCGCCTCATCGCCGCGAAGGAGGCCGACAAGGCGCTCCTCGGCGAGGAGTGGGCCACCGAGGACGTCATCCGGGCCCGCGAGGAGACCTCCGAGCAGATCAAGGCCCTGGGCGAACTGAAGGCCATGGCGATGTCGTACGGCTACGACATCTCCGGCCCCGCCACCAACGGCCGCGAGGCCGTCCAGTGGCTGTACTTCGCCTACCTGGCCGCCGTGAAGGAGCAGAACGGCGCGGCCATGTCGATCGGCCGCATCGACAACTTCCTCGACATCTACCTCCAGCGCGACATCGAGTCCGGCCGCATCACCGAGACCGAGGCCCAGGAGTTCATCGACGACTTCGTCATCAAGCTCCGCATCGTCCGCTTCCTGCGCACCCCCGAGTACAACGAGCTCTACTCCGGCGACCCCACCTGGGTCACCTGGTCGATGGCCGGCATCGGCCAGGACGGCCGCCCGCTGGTCTCCCGCACCACGTTCCGTGCCCTGCAGACCCTCTACAACCTGGGCCCGGCCCCCGAGCCGAACCTGACGGTCTTCTGGGCGCGGGAACTGCCCAAGGGCTTCAAGGACTTCGCCGCCAAGGTCGCCATCGACACCTCGGCCATCCAGTTCGAGTCCGACGACCTGATGCGCCCGAAGTACGGCGACGACACCGCGATCGCCTGCTGCGTCTCGGCGATGGCCGTCGGCAAGCAGATGCAGTTCTTCGGAGCCCGCGTCAACGTCGCCAAGGCTCTGCTCTACGCGATTAACGGCGGACGTGACGAGAAGACCGGCAAGCGCGTCGTCGAGGGCTTCGAGCCCATCGAGGGCGACTACCTGGACTACGACACCGTCGCCGAGCGCTACGACGCGATGCTCGGCTGGCTCGGCAAGACGTACGTCCACGCGCTGAACGTCATCCACTACATGCACGACAAGTACGCCTACGAGCGCATCGAGATGGCGCTGCACGACCAGGAGATCCTGCGCACGATGGCGTGCGGCATCGCGGGCCTCTCGGTCGCGGCCGACTCGCTCTCGGCCATCAAGCACGCCAAGGTCAAGGTCATCCGCGACGAGACGGGCCTCGCCGTCGACTACGAGATCGAGGGCGACTACCCCGCCTACGGCAACAACGACGAGCGGGCCGACGCCATCGCCCAGCGGATCGTCTCGGACTTCATGGGCAAGATCCGCCGTCACCCCACCTACCGGAACGCGGTGCACACCCAGTCCGTCCTGACGATCACCTCGAACGTCGTCTACGGCAAGAAGACCGGCAACACCCCCGACGGCCGCCGCGCGGGCGAGCCGTTCGCCCCCGGAGCCAACCCGATGAACGGCCGCGACGAACACGGCTACATCGCCTCCGCGCTGTCGGTCGCCAAGCTCAACTACGACGACGCCGAGGACGGCATCTCCCTCACCAACACCATCACGCCGGACGCCCTGGGCCGCACCCCCGGCGAGCGGATCCAGAACCTCTCCGGGGTCCTCGACGGATTCATGGCCAGCGACGGCTTCCACATGAACGTCAACGTGCTCGACAAGGCGACCCTCCAGGACGCCATGGAGCACCCGGAGAACTACCCGCAGCTGACCATCAGGGTCTCCGGCTACGCGGTCAACTTCATCCGCCTGACCCGCGACCAGCAGCTGGACGTCATCAACCGCACCTTCCACGGCTCCCTCTGA
- the pflA gene encoding pyruvate formate-lyase-activating protein: MTVLLDTAIESTTPAAAVTRRPVTGSIHSWDLSTGVDGPGSRFVTFLSGCPLTCLYCHNPDTWRMRDGKRTTADDVIKEAAKYTRFISAAGGGATVSGGEPLLQPVFTGELLHRLKHELGLHTALDTSGFLGVRATDALLRDVDLVLLDIKSWDRETYKKVTGRPLRPTLDFAHRLAGLGKEVWVRFVLVPGLTDDPENIEGVARFAASLGNVSRVDVLPFHKLGEAKWDALGKDFTLRDTPSPTPAQVATAKEIFAAQGLTAV; encoded by the coding sequence ATGACTGTCCTGCTCGACACGGCGATCGAATCCACCACCCCGGCGGCCGCGGTCACCCGGCGCCCCGTCACCGGATCCATCCACTCCTGGGACCTGTCCACCGGCGTCGACGGCCCCGGCAGCCGCTTCGTCACGTTCCTCTCGGGCTGCCCGCTGACCTGCCTGTACTGCCACAACCCCGACACCTGGCGGATGCGCGACGGCAAGCGGACCACCGCCGACGACGTGATCAAGGAAGCCGCCAAGTACACCAGGTTCATCTCGGCGGCGGGCGGCGGCGCCACCGTCAGCGGCGGCGAACCCCTCCTGCAGCCCGTCTTCACCGGCGAACTGCTGCACCGCCTCAAGCACGAACTGGGCCTGCACACCGCCCTCGACACCTCCGGCTTCCTCGGCGTGCGCGCCACCGACGCCCTGCTCCGTGACGTCGACCTCGTGCTCCTGGACATCAAGTCCTGGGACCGCGAGACGTACAAGAAGGTCACCGGGCGCCCGCTGCGGCCCACCCTCGACTTCGCCCACCGCCTCGCCGGCCTCGGCAAGGAGGTCTGGGTGCGCTTCGTCCTCGTGCCCGGTCTGACCGACGACCCGGAGAACATCGAGGGCGTCGCCCGCTTCGCCGCCTCGCTCGGCAACGTCTCGCGCGTCGACGTGCTGCCCTTCCACAAGCTGGGCGAGGCGAAGTGGGACGCACTCGGCAAGGACTTCACCCTGCGCGACACCCCCTCGCCGACTCCGGCGCAGGTGGCCACCGCCAAGGAGATCTTCGCAGCTCAGGGGCTCACGGCCGTCTGA